Sequence from the Schaalia sp. 19OD2882 genome:
GTTGGCCTCTACTTCAGGCGCAACAGAGGCGAGCCGAGCAGGACCGGCGTGCCCGGCCACACGAGGGGCTCAGGCGTGTAGGGCGAACCCGTCAGGACGATGACGGGCACGGTGACACCGAGGCCGGCCTTTTTGGCCACCGAGAGATCCCAGGTGACGATCTTGTCGCCCACCTGGACCGTCTCGCCCTCGACCTTGTGGACCTCGAAACCCCGGCCCCGCAAGGTCACTGTGTCGATCCCCAGGTGGACGAGGACGTCCAGGCCCTCACCCGTGGTGATGACGAAGGCGTGCGGGTGCAGCTTGGAGATCTGTCCGCCCACGGGGGCGACCACCGCCACGGAGGAATCCCCCAAGGGCTCGACGGCCACACCGGGTCCGACGATCTCTTCGGCGAAGACCGGGTCGGGAACGTCGGCCAAGGGTACTGCGGTTCCCGCAACGGGGGAGCACAGGTCCTTCGGTCGGCGCAGTCTCACCGGAGCGCCTCGATGGCGGTGGTGATTTCTTCAGCCTCGGGGCCCATGACCAACTGGAGTGAGTTGCCCACGGCCACGACTCCGAAGGCGCCGGCGCCCTCCAGGGCCTTCTCGTCGACGGGCTCCACGTCCTTGACCTCGACGCGGATGCGGGTGATGCACGCCTCGATGACGTCGATGTTCGACCAGCCGCCCAGGGCGTCGAGGATGGTCTGTGCTTGGCTCATTGTCCACTCCTCACTTCGGCCCGCTCATGCGCGGGGAATCCTCCCGATCAGGATAGACCCCGCCTCGCGGCGCCGGGCCGCTACTGCGTGACTCCTCAGGCGTGTCGGAGCGCATTTTGCACGGCGCCGGCGCCCGTGGGCAGCCCTCAGTCCTGGTCGAGGACCGTGGCGGGGGCGAGTCCCAGGTCCACGAAGGCCCGGGCGAGGCCGTCCTCGGTCACACCCGTGGTCACCCGGTCGGCGGCCTCCATGACTTCCGGCGCGCAGCCCCCCATGGCCACTCCGACGCCCGCGACAGTCAGGGCCTCGATGTCGTTGTGCGAGTCGCCCAGTGCCACTGTGTGTGACATGGGGACGGCAAGGTGAGCGGCGACCAACTCGATGGCCGCTCCCTTGGACACTCCCCGAGGCATGATCTCGACGACGAATGTCGTCGCAGCGTGGACGGAGCCCGGAACCATACGGACCGAGGAGGGCAGCGCTGCGCGCACCTCGTCGATGCTGCTGTGTCCCACGGGCACGTAGACGGTGACCTTCGACGAGGTCTCGGGCAGCCCACTGCGCAGGTGGGGTCCCACGGAGGTCGCGTATTCCTCCCATGAGGAGGTGGCTCCCGCGGCGCTCATCTTTTCCAGGAACTGTTCCATGAAACCCCGGCTCGGGTGCATTGCGTCGGGCCCTTGCCAGATCCAGATGGCCCCCAAGGATGCAAGGTAGGAGTCGATGGTGCGAATGTCGTCGGCCTGGATCCTCGTGTCCAGCAGGGTTGCTCCGTCGACGAGGACATGGGCGCCGCCCCCGGCGACCAGACCGGAGAAGCCGTGCTCCCACATCCGCGGGTAGATCTCCGGGGCAGATCGCCCCGAGCACAGGAGCAGCCGGTGCCCGCCCTCGACAGCGGCCCGGCAGGCGCGAGCCGCGCTGGCCGGCACCTGCTGGTGGTGGTCGACCAAGGTGCCATCGATGTCGACGAAGACCAGACGGGAATCGGGTGTGATTCGCATGTGCGCATTGTCCCACGCGAGGATCGGCGTGGTCGGAGCCTTTCGATGCCCGGGCTGCCCCGCCGTGGCGGCTGTGACACGCTCGGCGAGCACACACCTGTGCGTGGCACACTGGAACACGGATCGTGCCGGTGGGCATGCGGGCGATGGCAGGAGTCGGATGGTCAGGGCGGGCAAGGAGTTGTGGCGCCGTTTCGAAGAACGTTTCGGATCGGTGGCCCAATTCGTCCTGTTCATGTTCTTCGCCAATGCGATCACCGTCGTCCAGCTCGTCCTCATGCCCATTCTCAAGTGGGTCTTCGGCAAGACGTCTCTGGTGGACATTCCCGTCCAGGCCCTGCCCATCGGCGGCAGTGGTGACCATGTGGTCTACATGTTCGACTACGCGGCCGGGCACGTGGACGCCGACGGCCTGGGCGGTGGCCTGGCCTACTTCCTGGCCGTCCAGATCACCCTGTTCATCGGTCAGGTGCTGGACTTCTTCGCCCAGCGCAACATCACCTTCCGGTCGAACACGTCGATCCGTGTGGCCGCATTCTGGTACGCGATCGCCTACATCCTCATCACCGTGGCTGCGGCGGCCCTGCAGGTGGCCTACAAGGCACCCGTCTACTCCCTCATGCAGAACTGGTTCGGCCAGGTCCGGGGACAGAGTGTCGCCGACGTGGTGACGATGCTCATCAACTCGACCATCGCCTTTTGGGTCTTCTACCTCGTGTTCAAAGTGATCTTCAAACGCGTCCCGGAAGGGGACGAGGACGCAGCCTCCCGGGACGAGACCCCGCGGCCCGCCCCCGCTTCGCGCTCGTGAGGGGTCGCGCCCGCCACATCTCGGTGCGCGTCGACGTTGATACCGGACCGGTCAGTGGGGCACGATTGGTCGGTGACCATGAACGAACACGGTGCCCGCGTCGATGCTCCAGCACCTTTGCTGTCGGTGATCGTCCCCTCCTACAATTCCGAGGCCTACCTCGACCGGGCCATGCAGTCCTTGGTCGGATACGGCCAGGAGGTCGAGGTGATCATCGTCAATGACGGCTCGACCGACTCCACGCCCCGATTGGCCGACGACTGGGCGGCCAAGCACCCGGAATCCGTGCGCGTGGTCCACCAGGTCAACGCCGGCCACGGAGGCGCCCTCAATGCCGGAATCCGTGTCGCCACCGGCAGCCACCTCAAGGTCGTCGACTCCGACGACTGGCTGGACCGTGCCAGCGTTCACGCCGTCCTCGACGTGCTCCGCGCATCGCGTGAAGCCGCTGAACCCTTGGACCTGCTGGTCACCAACTACGTGTACGAGAAGCAGGGACGCGCCCACAAGACGGTGGTCCGCTTCCGCAACGTCCTTCCCGAGGGGAAGGTCATCGGTTGGGAGAACGTGCGCCGCTGCCGGTACGACCAGTACCTCATGATGCACTCGCTGATCCTGCGCACCGACCTGGTCAGGGCCTCCGGGTTGGTCCTGCCGGAGAAGACCTTCTACGTCGACTACCTGTACTCGCACGTCCCGCTGCCGCTGGTGCGCACCATCCGCTACCTGGACGTGGACCTGTACCGCTACTTCATCGGACGCGACGACCAGTCGGTGAACGAGAAGGTGATGATCTCGCGCATCGACCAACTGCTGCGGGTCAATCGCCTCATGGTCGAGGCCATGCCTCCTCGCGGCAGTGTGCCGGCGAACCTGTACCGCTACATGGCCCACTACCTGCGCATCAACTGCGTGGTGTGCACGGTCATGCTGCTGAGGTCGGGCACCCCCGAGCACCTGGAGGCCAAGGAACAACTGTGGCACGACCTCGCAGCGGTCGATCCCGAGGCCTCGGAGGCGGTCACCCGGTCGCTGCTCGGGCGCCTCATCGCCATTCCCGGCCGTCCGGGTCGCAGGATCGCGATGATCGGCTACAAGGTGGCCCAAGCGGTCATGGGCTTCAACTGAGGTGCGCCTTGGTCGAAAGTCGGGCCACCGGCCCGACCGACGGACCTGAGCGTCCGGGAGGAACCTGCGGGTCCGGCCGTGAACACGTGGGACCGATCGTCCAAGGAGTGCGCGCGATCGGCCTCGTCTTCGTCCTCGTGGTGGCCCGGATCCTCGTCGCGCTGGGCATCCACACGCTCTGACCACAAGGTGAGCACTTCATCGCGAAATGTGCAAGGACGCTAACGTGTGCACAGTCCCCAAGGAGGCACAGTCACATGAGTGAATCCGCAGCGCCGACCAGCGGCGCGAAGACACGCGACACGTGGACCGGTCAGACCGGTTTCCTGCTCGCTGCCATCGGCTCGGCCATCGGACTGGGCAACATCTGGCGTTTCCCGGGCGTGGCCTACACCAACGGCGGCGGCGCGTTCCTGATCCCCTATCTCGTGGCCCTGGTCGCCATCGGCATCCCCGTCCTGTGGCTCGACTACGCCATCGGTCACAAGTTCCGTGGTTCACCGCCGTGGGCGTTGCGTCGCATCGGCGCCGTCGGCGAGTTCTTCGGCTGGGTCCAGGTCTTCGTGTGCTTCGTCATCTTCGCCTACTACGCCGCAGTGATCGCCTGGGCCGCCCAGTACGTGGTGTTCTCGGTCACCGAGGCCTGGGGAAACGACCCCATGACCTTCTTCGTCGGCGACTTCCTCAAGGTTGCCGACACCGACGCCGTCCATTTCGACTTCGTGCCGGCGGTGGCCATCCCACTGGCCCTGGTGTGGCTGGTGGTCCTGCTCATCATGGGGCTGGGTGTCTCCCGGGGCGTGGAGGTGGCCAACAGGATCTTCCTGCCGCTGCTCGTCGTCCTCTTCCTCGCCCTGGTCGTGCGCGCCCTCTTCCTTCCCGGCGCCGTCGAAGGCCTCAACGCCTTCTTCACCCCGGACTGGTCGG
This genomic interval carries:
- a CDS encoding PTS glucose transporter subunit IIA — encoded protein: MRLRRPKDLCSPVAGTAVPLADVPDPVFAEEIVGPGVAVEPLGDSSVAVVAPVGGQISKLHPHAFVITTGEGLDVLVHLGIDTVTLRGRGFEVHKVEGETVQVGDKIVTWDLSVAKKAGLGVTVPVIVLTGSPYTPEPLVWPGTPVLLGSPLLRLK
- a CDS encoding glucose PTS transporter subunit EIIB, with the protein product MSQAQTILDALGGWSNIDVIEACITRIRVEVKDVEPVDEKALEGAGAFGVVAVGNSLQLVMGPEAEEITTAIEALR
- a CDS encoding Cof-type HAD-IIB family hydrolase; translation: MRITPDSRLVFVDIDGTLVDHHQQVPASAARACRAAVEGGHRLLLCSGRSAPEIYPRMWEHGFSGLVAGGGAHVLVDGATLLDTRIQADDIRTIDSYLASLGAIWIWQGPDAMHPSRGFMEQFLEKMSAAGATSSWEEYATSVGPHLRSGLPETSSKVTVYVPVGHSSIDEVRAALPSSVRMVPGSVHAATTFVVEIMPRGVSKGAAIELVAAHLAVPMSHTVALGDSHNDIEALTVAGVGVAMGGCAPEVMEAADRVTTGVTEDGLARAFVDLGLAPATVLDQD
- a CDS encoding glycosyltransferase, with amino-acid sequence MNEHGARVDAPAPLLSVIVPSYNSEAYLDRAMQSLVGYGQEVEVIIVNDGSTDSTPRLADDWAAKHPESVRVVHQVNAGHGGALNAGIRVATGSHLKVVDSDDWLDRASVHAVLDVLRASREAAEPLDLLVTNYVYEKQGRAHKTVVRFRNVLPEGKVIGWENVRRCRYDQYLMMHSLILRTDLVRASGLVLPEKTFYVDYLYSHVPLPLVRTIRYLDVDLYRYFIGRDDQSVNEKVMISRIDQLLRVNRLMVEAMPPRGSVPANLYRYMAHYLRINCVVCTVMLLRSGTPEHLEAKEQLWHDLAAVDPEASEAVTRSLLGRLIAIPGRPGRRIAMIGYKVAQAVMGFN